The Vitis riparia cultivar Riparia Gloire de Montpellier isolate 1030 chromosome 3, EGFV_Vit.rip_1.0, whole genome shotgun sequence genome includes a region encoding these proteins:
- the LOC117911919 gene encoding probable 2-oxoglutarate-dependent dioxygenase At5g05600, whose protein sequence is MGEVDPAFVQDAQHRPKLAVIEAEGIPLIDLSSANASNRVLQIADACKNWGFFQVVNHGVPSESRRKIWDAARKFFALPVEEKRKVSRDEVNPLGYFDTEHTKNVRDWKEVFDFVVRTPAFIPASDDPDDKELIELTNRWPQYPPELREVCEEYARETEKLAFKLMGLISLSLGFPENRFNLFFEESTSSVRFNHYPPCPVPHLALGVGHHKDFGALTILAQDDVGGLEVKRKTDGEWVRVKPTPDAYIINVGDIIQVWSNDTYESVEHRVILNSERERFSIPFFFNPAHHLWVQPLEELTKGEKPKYRAYNLGKFLATRKRSNLKKLGVENLQISHFKVSE, encoded by the exons ATGGGAGAGGTCGATCCAGCCTTCGTCCAAGACGCCCAACATAGGCCTAAGCTCGCTGTTATCGAAGCTGAAGGCATCCCCCTCATTGATCTCTCTTCCGCCAATGCTTCCAATCGTGTTCTTCAAATAGCTGATGCATGCAAGAACTGGGGCTTTTTTCAAGTCGTCAACCATGGGGTGCCCTCGGAGTCTCGCCGGAAAATTTGGGATGCCGCGAGGAAGTTCTTCGCTCTGCCAGTGGAGGAGAAGAGGAAGGTGAGTAGAGATGAGGTGAATCCTTTGGGGTACTTTGATACTGAGCATACCAAGAACGTTAGGGACTGGAAAGAAGTCTTTGATTTCGTGGTGAGAACCCCCGCCTTCATCCCTGCTTCGGATGATCCTGACGACAAGGAGCTCATAGAGCTGACCAATCGGTGGCCTCAGTACCCTCCTGAATTAAG GGAGGTCTGTGAAGAATATGCGAGAGAAACGGAAAAACTAGCTTTCAAGTTGATGGGACTCATCTCTCTGAGCTTAGGTTTTCCAGAAAACAGATTCAATCTTTTCTTTGAAGAATCAACGAGCTCCGTCCGCTTCAATCACTACCCACCTTGCCCTGTCCCTCACCTAGCTCTGGGCGTTGGTCACCACAAGGATTTCGGAGCCTTAACCATCCTTGCCCAGGATGATGTCGGAGGGTTGGAAGTAAAGCGAAAAACCGATGGAGAATGGGTTCGAGTGAAGCCCACCCCAGATGCTTATATCATCAATGTTGGGGATATAATTCAG GTTTGGAGCAACGACACTTATGAGAGTGTGGAGCACAGAGTGATACTGAATTCAGAGAGGGAAAGGTTCTCGATTCCGTTCTTTTTCAATCCCGCGCACCATCTTTGGGTGCAGCCCTTGGAGGAGCTGACGAAGGGGGAAAAACCAAAGTATAGAGCATACAACTTGGGAAAGTTCTTGGCTACGAGAAAGCGCAGTAATCTCAAGAAGCTTGGTGTGGAAAACCTCCAAATTTCTCATTTCAAGGTATCAGAGTAA
- the LOC117911918 gene encoding probable 2-oxoglutarate-dependent dioxygenase At5g05600 → MGEVDPAFIQDAQHRPKLAVIEAEGIPLIDLSSANASNHVSQIADASKNWGFFQVINHGVPSESRRKIEDAARKFFALPLEEKRKVNRDEVNPLGYYDSELTKNVRDWKEVFDFVVSTPTVIPVSPDPDDKELKELTNQWPQYPPELREVCEEYAREMEKLAFKLLGLISLSLGLPENRFNLFFEESTNFVRLNHYPPCPIPHLALGVGRHKDGGALTILAQDDVGGLEVKRKTDGEWIRVKPTPDAYIINVGDIIQVWSNDTYESVEHRVMVNSERERFSIPFFFNPGHRVWVQPLEELTKGEKPKYRAYNWGKFFATRKHSNFKKLDVENIQISHFKASE, encoded by the exons ATGGGAGAGGTCGATCCAGCCTTCATCCAAGACGCCCAACATAGGCCTAAGCTCGCTGTTATCGAAGCTGAAGGCATCCCCCTCATTGATCTCTCTTCCGCCAATGCTTCCAACCATGTTTCTCAAATAGCTGATGCATCCAAGAATTGGGGCTTCTTTCAAGTCATCAACCATGGGGTGCCCTCGGAGTCTCGCCGGAAAATTGAGGATGCGGCGAGGAAATTCTTCGCTCTGCCATTGGAGGAGAAGAGGAAGGTGAATAGAGATGAGGTGAATCCTTTGGGGTATTATGATTCCGAGCTTACCAAGAACGTTAGGGACTGGAAGGAAGTTTTTGATTTCGTGGTGTCAACCCCCACTGTGATCCCTGTTTCGCCTGATCCTGACGACAAGGAGCTCAAAGAGCTGACCAATCAGTGGCCTCAGTACCCTCCTGAATTAAG GGAGGTATGTGAAGAATATGCTagagaaatggaaaaattaGCTTTCAAGCTGTTGGGACTCATCTCGTTGAGCTTAGGTTTGCCGGAAAACAGATTCAATCTTTTCTTTGAAGAATCAACGAACTTCGTCCGCCTCAATCACTACCCACCATGCCCCATCCCTCACCTAGCTCTGGGCGTTGGTCGCCACAAGGATGGCGGAGCCTTAACCATCCTTGCCCAGGATGATGTTGGAGGGTTGGAAGTAAAGCGAAAAACCGATGGAGAATGGATTCGAGTTAAGCCCACCCCAGATGCTTATATTATCAATGTTGGGGATATAATTCAG GTCTGGAGCAACGATACTTATGAGAGTGTGGAGCACAGGGTGATGGTGAATTCAGAGAGGGAAAGGTTTTCGATTCCGTTCTTTTTCAATCCCGGGCACCGTGTTTGGGTGCAGCCCTTGGAGGAGCTGACGAAGGGGGAAAAGCCAAAGTACAGAGCATACAACTGGGGAAAGTTCTTTGCTACGAGAAAGCACAGTAATTTCAAGAAGCTTGATGTGGAAAACATCCAAATTTCTCATTTCAAGGCATCAGAGTAA
- the LOC117911514 gene encoding salicylic acid-binding protein 2-like codes for MEAGKKHMILVSFLIFLVSSVYPMASEGRQANPVKHFVLVHGSCHGAWSWNKIVALLKSSGHKVTALDLAASGISPKQVGDLRLISEYFQPLRDFMESLPADERVVLVGHSKGGLAISQAMEKFPEKVSVAVFVTASMPGPTLNISTLNQETSRRQVPLLDSQFTYDNGPNNPPTTFTFGPLFLSLNLYQLSPTEDLALGTMLMRPVRLFSEEDTSNELMLWKKYASVKRVFIISEEDKVMKKDFQLWMIQKNPPDAVKEIKGSDHMVMMSKPKELWVHLQAIDEKYS; via the exons ATGGAGGCAGGGAAGAAGCATATGATTTTGGTTTCCTTTctgatttttcttgtttcttcagTGTATCCAATGGCATCAGAGGGGAGACAGGCTAATCCCGTCAAGCACTTTGTTTTAGTTCATGGGTCTTGCCATGGTGCCTGGTCTTGGAACAAGATTGTGGCACTACTAAAATCATCTGGCCACAAAGTCACTGCTCTGGACTTGGCTGCTTCTGGAATTAGCCCAAAACAAGTGGGTGATCTGCGATTAATTTCTGAGTATTTCCAGCCACTGAGGGACTTCATGGAGTCACTCCCTGCAGATGAGAGGGTGGTTCTTGTTGGACACAGCAAGGGTGGGTTGGCCATTTCTCAGGCCATGGAGAAGTTCCCAGAAAAGGTTTCTGTAGCTGTTTTTGTTACTGCCTCAATGCCTGGTCCCACTCTCAACATTTCCACTCTCAATCAAGAG ACATCCAGGAGACAAGTTCCTCTACTAGACAGCCAGTTCACATATGATAATGGCCCCAACAATCCTCCCACCACTTTCACCTTTGGCCCCTTGTTCTTATCACTGAATTTGTATCAGTTGAGCCCAACTGAG GACTTGGCACTAGGGACTATGTTGATGAGACCCGTACGCTTGTTCAGTGAAGAAGACACGTCAAATGAGCTCATGTTGTGGAAGAAATATGCCTCGGTGAAACGTGTCTTTATTATTTCTGAGGAAGACAAGGTGATGAAAAAGGATTTTCAACTCTGGATGATCCAAAAAAACCCACCTGATGCTGTTAAAGAGATTAAAGGATCTGATCACATGGTCATGATGTCTAAGCCAAAAGAGCTTTGGGTTCACCTGCAGGCAATTGATGAGAAGTATTCTTGA